A genomic segment from Actinoplanes sichuanensis encodes:
- a CDS encoding histidine phosphatase family protein, with protein MNGLRLIAAGHTRALRRAVFGGDDALDEAGITATLALKDSATLLPRLFPDDQPWLTAPTRAAHQTATLLGAPTTREDPDLTGPDFGTWTGLPLDQIDPAGLQQFLTDPTATPHGGESLTTATSRLTGWLHRHTTSRRTAIADPLVIRLILTAALDLPPAYTNLAVAPLAVIRLTHHHRWTLHL; from the coding sequence GTGAACGGACTACGGCTGATCGCCGCCGGACACACCCGCGCACTACGCCGGGCCGTGTTCGGCGGCGACGACGCACTCGACGAAGCCGGCATCACAGCCACCCTGGCACTCAAAGACAGCGCGACCCTGCTACCGCGCCTGTTCCCCGACGACCAGCCCTGGCTCACCGCACCCACCCGCGCCGCCCACCAGACCGCCACCCTGCTCGGCGCCCCCACCACCCGCGAAGACCCCGACCTGACCGGACCCGACTTCGGCACCTGGACCGGCCTGCCCCTCGACCAGATCGACCCCGCCGGCCTCCAGCAGTTCCTCACCGACCCCACCGCCACACCCCACGGCGGCGAATCCCTGACCACCGCGACCAGCCGCCTCACCGGCTGGCTACACCGACACACCACCAGCAGACGTACGGCCATCGCCGACCCCCTGGTGATCCGCCTGATCCTCACCGCAGCCCTCGACCTGCCACCGGCCTACACCAACCTGGCAGTCGCCCCGCTCGCGGTCATCCGGCTCACCCACCACCACCGGTGGACCCTTCACCTCTGA
- a CDS encoding chloramphenicol phosphotransferase CPT family protein, protein MSGRVIVLNGASSSGKSSVGRALLPLLADPWFLFPVDELGAMRSTVHTRVLDEGEIAAMLSRTRRGYHRAVAGLVSAGNDVIMDYPLSEAWRLADLLDVLAGVDVTLVEVRCSPAELARRELARGDRPVGLAVSQTLVYRHGDRDIVVDTTAAGPGECAREIVAGLAGLSGPKAFDRLRQR, encoded by the coding sequence GTGTCGGGTCGGGTCATCGTGCTCAATGGGGCGTCGAGTTCGGGTAAGAGCAGTGTGGGGCGGGCGTTGTTGCCGTTGCTGGCTGATCCGTGGTTCTTGTTTCCGGTTGATGAGCTGGGCGCGATGCGGTCGACGGTGCATACGCGGGTGCTTGATGAGGGTGAGATCGCGGCGATGCTGTCGCGGACGCGGCGGGGGTATCACCGGGCGGTGGCGGGGCTGGTGTCGGCCGGCAACGACGTGATCATGGATTATCCGTTGAGTGAGGCGTGGCGTCTGGCCGATCTGCTCGACGTGTTGGCCGGTGTCGATGTGACTCTGGTCGAGGTGCGGTGTTCGCCGGCGGAGTTGGCACGTCGCGAGCTTGCCCGCGGTGACCGGCCGGTGGGGTTGGCGGTGTCGCAGACGCTGGTCTATCGGCATGGTGATCGGGACATCGTGGTGGACACCACCGCCGCGGGTCCCGGGGAGTGTGCGCGGGAGATCGTGGCGGGGCTGGCCGGGTTGAGCGGGCCGAAGGCGTTCGATCGGCTGCGTCAGAGGTGA
- a CDS encoding GNAT family N-acetyltransferase, with protein MTYRISIDDLTGPAIADLLQQHVDQMRAITPPDSKHALDLDSLRAPDITLWTAHDGDHLLGCAALKHLDPTSAEIKSMRTATTARRRGVAAALLTHLITEARHRHYRHLYLETGAGDFFHPARTLYHRFGFQPCPPFADYKTDPNSVHLTLTL; from the coding sequence GTGACCTACCGCATCAGCATCGACGACCTCACCGGACCCGCCATCGCCGACCTCCTCCAACAACACGTCGACCAGATGCGCGCCATCACCCCACCGGACAGCAAACACGCCCTCGACCTCGACAGCCTCCGCGCCCCCGACATCACCCTCTGGACCGCCCACGACGGCGACCACCTCCTCGGCTGCGCCGCCCTCAAACACCTCGACCCCACCAGCGCCGAAATCAAATCCATGCGCACCGCCACCACCGCCCGCCGCCGCGGCGTAGCCGCCGCCCTACTCACCCACCTCATCACCGAAGCCCGCCACCGCCACTACCGACACCTCTACCTGGAAACCGGCGCCGGCGACTTCTTCCACCCCGCCCGCACCCTCTACCACCGCTTCGGCTTCCAGCCCTGCCCACCCTTCGCCGACTACAAAACCGACCCCAACAGCGTCCACCTCACCCTTACCCTCTGA
- a CDS encoding GNAT family N-acetyltransferase, whose amino-acid sequence MLDAYTHLYVHTFTRPPWNETWHPHDARQRLHDMLTTPRAHHTHTTGPDGTLTGFAIGHLERHGTTDHFLLQEMCVHPDHQRQGIGTRLLDDLATRIPDVTHWYLLTGRDTPAAAFYQANGFRPAHRNTIYVRP is encoded by the coding sequence ATGCTCGACGCCTACACCCACCTCTACGTCCACACCTTCACCCGCCCACCCTGGAACGAGACCTGGCACCCCCACGACGCCCGCCAACGCCTCCACGACATGCTCACCACCCCACGCGCCCACCACACCCACACCACCGGACCCGACGGCACCCTCACCGGCTTCGCCATCGGCCACCTCGAACGCCACGGCACCACCGACCACTTCCTGCTCCAGGAGATGTGCGTCCACCCCGACCACCAGCGCCAAGGCATCGGCACCCGCCTCCTCGACGACCTCGCCACCCGGATCCCCGACGTCACCCACTGGTACCTGCTGACCGGCCGCGACACCCCCGCCGCCGCCTTCTACCAGGCCAACGGCTTCCGCCCGGCCCACCGCAACACCATCTACGTCCGCCCCTGA
- a CDS encoding SCO4225 family membrane protein translates to MTFVRWVVGGWFSRAYLVVVVAATVWAFVSVARWGQPDADLEVIWPMLLTGPVSWLLFAVMPGAWADSDVVFVACLSVGALANAVVIDAVVRQIRRARASYDVPLVDDHAAETR, encoded by the coding sequence GTGACATTCGTGCGTTGGGTGGTCGGGGGCTGGTTCTCGCGGGCCTACCTGGTCGTGGTGGTGGCGGCCACGGTGTGGGCGTTCGTGTCGGTGGCGCGGTGGGGTCAGCCGGATGCGGATCTCGAGGTGATCTGGCCGATGCTGCTGACCGGTCCGGTGTCGTGGCTGCTGTTCGCGGTGATGCCCGGGGCGTGGGCCGACAGTGACGTGGTGTTCGTGGCGTGCCTGTCGGTGGGGGCGCTGGCCAACGCGGTGGTGATCGACGCGGTGGTGCGGCAGATCCGTCGGGCGCGGGCGTCGTATGACGTGCCGCTGGTCGACGATCACGCCGCCGAAACCCGGTAG
- a CDS encoding nitroreductase/quinone reductase family protein has protein sequence MDYRKLRMSNDFNSSVIAEFRANQGRVGGMFEGGRLLLLTTTGARSGRPHTVPLGYLPDQERVLVIGSNGGARRHPAWFHNVLANPLVQVEDGPFVYEAAASVLSGRERDDAFGRAVEQDAGWADYERQSGRELPVVALAAVAAAGPPRAAGGAPSSPAEVLRLVHGAFRRELELIRAEVQRSGAVLGAQLRVNCLTLCANLHGHHVKEDQGLFPMLEYAHPEAGPAVQRLRAEHGVVAELLGRLRSALADPGLAREELSGLVEVLTGELVAHLDHEERVLEAALS, from the coding sequence GTGGACTACCGAAAGCTGAGAATGTCGAACGATTTCAATTCTTCTGTCATCGCCGAGTTCCGAGCCAATCAGGGCCGGGTCGGTGGGATGTTCGAGGGTGGGCGGCTGTTGCTGCTGACCACGACCGGAGCGCGCAGTGGGCGGCCGCATACCGTTCCGCTGGGTTATCTGCCTGATCAGGAACGGGTTCTGGTGATCGGGTCGAATGGTGGGGCGCGGCGGCATCCGGCGTGGTTTCACAATGTGCTGGCGAATCCGCTGGTGCAGGTCGAGGACGGGCCGTTCGTGTACGAGGCGGCGGCGAGCGTGTTGTCGGGGCGGGAGCGGGACGACGCTTTCGGTCGGGCTGTCGAGCAGGATGCCGGGTGGGCCGATTATGAGCGGCAGTCCGGGCGGGAATTGCCGGTGGTGGCGTTGGCGGCGGTCGCGGCTGCGGGGCCGCCGCGTGCGGCGGGTGGTGCGCCGTCGTCGCCGGCGGAGGTTCTGCGGTTGGTGCATGGTGCGTTTCGGCGGGAGTTGGAGTTGATCCGGGCCGAGGTGCAGCGGTCGGGTGCGGTGTTGGGTGCGCAGTTGCGGGTCAATTGTTTGACGTTGTGCGCGAATCTGCACGGTCATCATGTGAAGGAGGATCAGGGGCTGTTTCCGATGCTGGAGTATGCGCATCCGGAGGCGGGGCCGGCGGTGCAGCGATTGCGCGCCGAGCACGGTGTGGTGGCCGAGTTGTTGGGGCGGTTGCGGTCGGCGTTAGCGGATCCGGGGCTTGCGCGGGAGGAGCTGTCGGGTCTGGTGGAGGTGTTGACGGGTGAGTTGGTCGCGCATCTCGATCATGAGGAGCGGGTGTTGGAGGCAGCCCTGAGTTGA
- a CDS encoding S66 peptidase family protein, whose product MTVSPTTPHLLRPHALKPGDLVALAALSGPLPEQYAPNVDTTHTVLERMGFRVHRSPLVQVDRNRWWSAAAPTEIADQLNTLLRDPDVRAIIAVDGGQTVFGYLDLIDLDAVRADPKPILGYSDLSLLHLALHARTGLVGFHADMAVPGFGHHWQNAPAADQARLETLYRHLLTSTEPFGPLPAFSTWECWRPGTAEGPLIGAVVNRIALVQATSFALPLDRFNDAILFWEEIGGHTSHVWSYLQVLRHAGILDRISGMIIGVPRDIAGLEPGTSPTLPELVFDVLGDRDIPVLANVDIGHAGPNLPMPLGIRAALDATSRTLTLLEPAVQTVP is encoded by the coding sequence GTGACCGTTTCCCCGACGACCCCACACCTACTGCGACCCCACGCGCTGAAACCAGGCGACCTCGTGGCCCTCGCAGCCCTGTCCGGTCCCCTGCCCGAGCAGTACGCACCCAACGTCGACACCACACACACCGTGCTCGAACGCATGGGCTTCCGCGTCCACCGATCCCCCCTCGTCCAGGTCGACCGCAACCGCTGGTGGAGCGCCGCCGCCCCCACCGAGATCGCCGACCAGCTCAACACCCTGCTCCGCGACCCCGACGTACGCGCCATCATCGCCGTCGACGGCGGCCAGACCGTCTTCGGCTACCTCGACCTGATCGACCTAGACGCCGTCCGAGCCGACCCCAAACCCATCCTCGGCTACAGCGACCTCTCCCTACTGCACCTGGCCCTACACGCCCGCACCGGACTGGTCGGCTTCCACGCCGACATGGCCGTCCCCGGCTTCGGCCACCACTGGCAGAACGCCCCCGCCGCCGACCAGGCCCGCCTCGAAACCCTCTACCGGCACCTGCTGACCTCGACCGAACCCTTCGGCCCGCTACCGGCGTTCTCGACCTGGGAATGCTGGCGCCCGGGAACCGCCGAAGGCCCCCTCATCGGCGCCGTCGTCAACCGGATCGCCCTCGTCCAGGCGACGAGCTTCGCCCTGCCCCTGGACCGCTTCAACGACGCCATCCTGTTCTGGGAGGAGATCGGCGGCCACACCTCCCACGTGTGGAGCTACCTGCAGGTACTACGCCACGCCGGCATCCTCGACCGGATCTCCGGCATGATCATCGGCGTCCCCCGAGACATCGCCGGCCTCGAACCCGGCACCTCACCCACCCTGCCCGAACTCGTCTTCGACGTCCTCGGCGACCGCGACATCCCGGTCCTCGCCAACGTCGACATCGGCCACGCCGGCCCCAACCTCCCCATGCCCCTCGGCATCCGAGCCGCCCTCGACGCCACCAGCAGAACGCTGACCCTGCTGGAACCCGCGGTCCAAACCGTTCCGTAG
- a CDS encoding NUDIX hydrolase translates to MAIPEYVVALRAKIGHDPLPLPGVIAVVLDDHDRVLLVRRSDTDDWALTTGCLEPGEQPAAGAIREVQEETGVDVTVERLLSAEALDLSVAPNGDQIYWLAIGLLCRATGGTAHVNDDESTDVAWFTADAVPPLPPHQQRCLTLALT, encoded by the coding sequence ATGGCCATCCCGGAATACGTCGTCGCCCTCCGCGCCAAGATCGGACACGACCCGCTGCCCCTGCCCGGTGTCATCGCCGTCGTCCTCGACGACCACGACCGGGTCCTGCTGGTACGCCGCTCCGACACCGACGACTGGGCCCTGACCACCGGCTGCCTCGAACCGGGCGAGCAGCCGGCCGCCGGCGCGATCCGCGAGGTCCAGGAGGAGACCGGCGTCGACGTCACCGTCGAACGGCTGCTCTCCGCCGAAGCCCTGGACCTGTCCGTCGCCCCCAACGGCGACCAGATCTACTGGCTCGCGATCGGCCTGCTCTGCCGGGCCACCGGCGGCACCGCACACGTCAACGACGACGAGTCGACCGACGTGGCCTGGTTCACGGCCGACGCCGTACCCCCGCTCCCGCCCCACCAGCAACGCTGCCTGACCCTCGCACTGACCTGA
- a CDS encoding ATP-binding protein has protein sequence MFGLLVVDHRRRLGLTQEELAGRAGISVRTIRELEAGRVQVPRPASARLLADAFGLEGTQRDSFVRAGFPPAERPAVHCLPRPAPHFRGRSGELARLLSTVDRRRRDRPLVVAVDGMAGVGKTALVLEVAHQVADRYPGAQLFVDLHGHSTQAPVETSVALGLLLGQLGVPAGELPDDVDGRVARWRTELAGARIVVVLDNVAGSAQVRPLLPGLSSALVLVTSRRRLVGLDADEHVTLDPLDESEAVSLLAGVIGAKRMVGQHRYAHEVAGLCGNLPLALSLTAARLRYRPAWTVADLAERLRNAQPPVVELAAEGMTVAAALTLSYRQLTGPAAELLRRLGLLSGEDFDEYAAAALTGGTSASVGPAVEELLDAHLLHERGERRYRLHDLVRDYAGRLAAEVDEEPVRRAAARRLLEYYLHSMVTDLPDGTVIDGLHTPGWGPVSFHRRVFVSEVERTRWEEAEWRNVLAAIGSAERFGMDRLVCLLARAVWGFHWRRGNAGILITVQQAALAAARRLGDADLTAMAHNYLAGAYARSGRMAQTREHVGHALELWRATGATTAELLTRVNLMTLDMQSGRFDEVVAHGDWVLAQPADPGEGEAVRRRLAINRANALRLLGECHTALGRYGAALDHLRRAACHRADLGGEGYRWAFILFELGRAHSRLGHWVVAPLLLRRALAHFEAAGNETGAAEVLAEIGIVHLHVGDVGEARRLHEAAVRRTERSGSPQGRCLALNRLGGTALRAGDVEAAVGLHRQALELAQRIDARYEEAVAHAGLAAALVGGDPVRAARHGDAAGKLFAVMRAVDPFHVDNCR, from the coding sequence ATGTTCGGACTACTCGTAGTGGATCACCGGCGGCGGCTGGGGCTCACACAGGAGGAGCTGGCCGGACGCGCCGGGATCAGCGTGCGTACGATCCGTGAACTCGAGGCCGGACGGGTCCAGGTGCCCCGGCCGGCGTCGGCGCGGTTGCTCGCGGATGCCTTCGGGTTGGAGGGCACGCAGCGGGACAGCTTCGTGCGGGCCGGTTTCCCGCCCGCTGAGCGCCCGGCGGTGCACTGCCTGCCCCGGCCGGCCCCGCATTTCCGCGGGCGGTCCGGGGAGCTGGCGCGGCTGCTGTCCACCGTCGACCGCCGTCGGCGCGATCGGCCGCTGGTCGTCGCCGTCGACGGGATGGCCGGGGTGGGCAAGACCGCGCTGGTTCTGGAGGTGGCCCACCAGGTCGCGGACCGCTACCCGGGTGCGCAGCTGTTCGTGGACCTGCACGGGCACAGCACGCAGGCACCCGTCGAGACGTCGGTGGCGCTGGGGCTGCTGCTCGGGCAGCTCGGTGTGCCGGCCGGCGAGTTGCCCGACGACGTGGACGGTCGGGTCGCCCGGTGGCGTACCGAGCTGGCCGGCGCGCGGATCGTGGTCGTGCTGGACAACGTCGCGGGCAGCGCGCAGGTGCGGCCGCTGCTGCCGGGGCTGTCATCGGCGCTCGTGCTGGTGACCAGTCGGCGTCGTCTGGTGGGGCTGGACGCCGATGAGCATGTCACCCTCGATCCGCTCGATGAGTCCGAGGCGGTGTCGCTGCTCGCCGGGGTGATCGGTGCCAAGCGGATGGTGGGGCAGCACCGTTACGCCCACGAGGTCGCCGGGCTGTGCGGGAATCTGCCGCTGGCGCTGAGTCTGACCGCGGCCCGGCTGCGGTACCGGCCGGCGTGGACGGTGGCCGACCTGGCCGAGCGGCTGCGTAACGCGCAGCCGCCGGTGGTCGAGTTGGCCGCCGAGGGGATGACCGTGGCGGCCGCGTTGACGTTGTCGTACCGGCAGCTCACCGGGCCGGCTGCGGAGCTGCTGCGGCGGTTGGGGCTGCTCAGCGGTGAGGACTTCGACGAGTACGCGGCGGCGGCGCTGACCGGTGGCACCTCCGCCTCCGTCGGCCCAGCGGTGGAGGAACTGCTCGACGCGCATCTGCTGCACGAACGGGGTGAGCGGCGGTATCGGCTGCACGATCTGGTGCGTGACTACGCCGGTCGGTTGGCGGCCGAGGTGGATGAGGAGCCGGTGCGGCGGGCGGCCGCGCGGCGTCTGCTGGAGTACTACCTGCATTCGATGGTCACCGATCTGCCGGACGGCACGGTGATCGACGGGTTGCACACGCCGGGGTGGGGGCCGGTGTCTTTCCATCGTCGTGTCTTCGTCTCCGAGGTGGAGCGGACCCGGTGGGAGGAGGCGGAGTGGCGCAATGTGCTGGCGGCGATCGGGTCGGCGGAGCGGTTCGGGATGGATCGGTTGGTGTGTCTGCTGGCTCGTGCGGTCTGGGGGTTCCACTGGCGGCGCGGTAACGCCGGGATTCTGATCACCGTGCAGCAGGCGGCGTTGGCCGCGGCGCGGCGTCTGGGTGACGCGGACCTGACCGCGATGGCGCACAACTATCTGGCCGGTGCCTATGCCCGGTCAGGTCGGATGGCGCAGACCCGAGAGCATGTCGGTCATGCTCTGGAGTTGTGGCGGGCGACCGGTGCTACGACGGCGGAGTTGCTCACCCGGGTGAATCTGATGACGCTGGACATGCAGAGTGGCCGGTTCGACGAGGTGGTCGCGCACGGGGACTGGGTGCTGGCGCAGCCCGCTGACCCGGGGGAGGGCGAGGCGGTGCGGCGGCGTCTGGCGATCAATCGGGCCAATGCTCTGCGGCTGCTCGGTGAGTGCCATACGGCGCTCGGTCGGTACGGTGCCGCGCTGGATCATCTGCGGCGGGCGGCGTGTCATCGGGCGGATCTGGGTGGTGAGGGCTATCGGTGGGCTTTCATCCTGTTCGAGCTGGGTCGGGCGCATTCGCGGTTGGGTCACTGGGTGGTGGCGCCGTTGCTGTTGCGGCGGGCGCTCGCCCATTTCGAGGCGGCCGGTAATGAGACCGGTGCGGCGGAGGTGTTGGCGGAGATCGGCATCGTTCATCTGCATGTCGGTGATGTGGGTGAGGCTCGGCGTCTGCATGAGGCCGCGGTGCGGCGTACGGAGCGGTCGGGTAGTCCGCAGGGGCGGTGTCTGGCTCTCAACCGGCTCGGCGGTACGGCGCTGCGGGCCGGGGATGTGGAGGCCGCGGTGGGGTTGCATCGGCAGGCTTTGGAGCTGGCTCAGCGTATCGATGCGCGGTATGAGGAGGCGGTCGCGCACGCCGGTTTGGCCGCCGCGCTCGTCGGTGGTGATCCGGTGCGGGCGGCTCGGCATGGGGATGCCGCCGGGAAGCTGTTCGCGGTGATGCGGGCGGTCGATCCGTTTCACGTCGACAACTGCCGGTGA
- a CDS encoding NAD(P)-dependent oxidoreductase: MTDLLVLGGSGRTGAHALAYAAQRGHRVRALVRNPDKVQAPAGVELIPGTPANIDDIRRAAEGTEAVISVLSNARASDNPWAKPVSPPMFMTVAARHTLTVMGEQGIRRIVLTSTQGAGDDWGRLNPLVKAFIKLSNIKAGFADHTGVDQVVRASSGIDWTLARAVALTDEPAGGPVRAALAGTEVPGARINRADLARFLVQTIEGDAWTHRAPLVWNAPG; encoded by the coding sequence ATGACCGACCTCCTGGTACTCGGCGGCAGCGGCCGCACCGGCGCTCACGCGCTGGCGTACGCGGCTCAGCGCGGCCACCGCGTCCGCGCTCTCGTCCGCAACCCCGACAAGGTGCAGGCACCGGCCGGCGTCGAGCTGATCCCGGGCACCCCGGCGAACATCGACGACATCCGCCGGGCCGCCGAAGGCACCGAGGCGGTGATCAGCGTGCTGTCCAACGCCCGCGCCTCCGACAACCCGTGGGCCAAGCCGGTCAGCCCACCGATGTTCATGACCGTCGCCGCCCGCCACACGCTCACCGTCATGGGCGAGCAGGGCATCCGCCGCATCGTGCTGACATCCACGCAGGGCGCGGGCGACGACTGGGGCCGGCTCAACCCGCTGGTCAAAGCGTTCATCAAGCTGTCGAACATCAAGGCAGGCTTCGCCGACCACACCGGCGTCGACCAGGTCGTCCGCGCCTCGTCCGGCATCGACTGGACCCTGGCCCGCGCCGTGGCCCTGACCGACGAACCCGCCGGTGGCCCCGTGCGGGCCGCCTTAGCCGGCACCGAAGTGCCCGGCGCACGGATCAACCGCGCCGACCTCGCCCGGTTCCTCGTCCAGACGATCGAGGGCGACGCCTGGACCCATCGAGCGCCCCTGGTCTGGAACGCGCCCGGCTGA
- a CDS encoding DsbA family oxidoreductase, which yields MKVDIWSEVTCPWCGLGNHRTARAIERFEHADEVDLVHHSFPLSSSFPEGETLSVREALLRRHGVGGGQAETATRRIERIAESEGLTPYRVLDNRVGNTDLAHEFLAHASAQGRNREAWDAIFTIYFGRAEPVFSLDDLLGLADGLGLDREQTRQALTDHRYRRQVRDDAARARRLGATGAPFIVVDGRYVVPGAQDSDSLLELLRKVWDAGRPRTRLGDAPVSAKGI from the coding sequence ATGAAGGTGGATATTTGGTCCGAGGTGACCTGCCCCTGGTGCGGCCTGGGGAACCACCGGACGGCTAGGGCCATCGAGCGGTTCGAGCACGCCGATGAGGTCGACCTGGTCCACCACTCGTTCCCGCTCAGCAGCAGCTTTCCCGAGGGAGAGACCCTCTCCGTCCGCGAGGCCCTGCTCCGCCGGCACGGCGTGGGAGGCGGCCAGGCCGAGACCGCGACCCGGCGGATCGAGAGAATCGCCGAGAGTGAAGGGCTGACGCCGTACCGGGTGCTGGACAACAGGGTCGGCAACACCGATCTGGCGCACGAGTTCCTCGCCCACGCCAGTGCCCAGGGTAGGAACCGCGAGGCCTGGGACGCGATCTTCACCATCTACTTCGGCCGGGCCGAGCCGGTCTTCTCCCTGGACGACCTGCTGGGGCTCGCCGACGGACTCGGCCTGGACCGCGAGCAGACCCGCCAGGCCCTCACCGACCACCGCTACCGAAGGCAGGTTCGCGACGACGCGGCCCGCGCCCGGCGCCTGGGGGCGACCGGTGCGCCGTTCATCGTCGTCGACGGTCGCTACGTCGTGCCCGGCGCCCAGGACAGCGACAGCCTCCTTGAGCTGCTGCGCAAGGTCTGGGACGCCGGCCGCCCGCGCACCCGCCTCGGCGATGCTCCGGTCTCCGCGAAAGGCATTTGA
- a CDS encoding winged helix-turn-helix transcriptional regulator — protein METVDGAEAPAAAAIGPCAAIPAEHMDFIRQTLDRVGDKWSLLIIAVLESGPLRYTDLQRQVPGISQRMLSLTLRQLGQDGLITRTAYAEVPPRVEYTLAPLGRGLHEIVTSLIGWAADHHDEIRANRERAATTGS, from the coding sequence ATGGAGACGGTCGACGGAGCAGAGGCGCCGGCAGCGGCGGCGATCGGGCCGTGCGCGGCCATCCCCGCCGAGCACATGGACTTCATCCGCCAGACCCTCGACCGCGTCGGCGACAAGTGGAGCCTGCTGATCATCGCGGTCCTGGAGTCCGGACCGCTGCGCTACACCGACCTGCAGCGGCAGGTCCCCGGCATCTCCCAGCGCATGCTCAGCCTCACGCTTCGCCAGCTCGGGCAGGACGGGCTGATCACCCGCACCGCCTATGCGGAGGTCCCGCCGCGCGTCGAGTACACCCTCGCCCCGCTGGGCCGCGGCCTGCACGAGATCGTCACCTCGCTCATCGGCTGGGCCGCCGACCACCACGACGAGATCCGCGCCAACCGCGAGCGCGCCGCGACGACAGGTTCCTGA
- a CDS encoding MFS transporter, whose amino-acid sequence MLLSPTDAPPRRRWAALAVLAAAVLLLAIDNTVLALAVPALTADLSPTAEQVLWIGDIYSLALAGLLVLMGNLADRFGRKRILLLGATAFGVVSLLAAFAGSPEQLIAARLALGVAGATLMPSTLSLIRNLFPDDTERARAIAIWSTAFGAGSAIGPLTGGFLLEHFWWGSVFLINVPVMILVLVSGWLLLPESRDPEPGRFDVLSAALSMAAIVPLVFAIKHVAGHGLDPVTIGCVLAGTIAGMLFVRRQRRLDQPMLDVELFRSPAFSGAVAANVIAIFALTGLLFFFSQYLQLARGHSPLEAGLAELPATLASIAVVALIGVAVTRLGRGRAIAVGLAAAAAGLALVAAAAHGPYLWLGLALIPIGLGIGLAMTLTGDAIVSAAPPRKAGSVSAITEAANELGVVLGIAVLGSLVSFVYRDAVTIPSGLSAEDTAAVRDSLGPALRVLGPQSPAADAARDAFIAGMQVTSLVAAALTFAAALVAWRLIPSPRTPRA is encoded by the coding sequence ATGCTCCTGTCACCGACCGACGCCCCACCACGGCGCCGCTGGGCCGCCCTCGCCGTCCTGGCCGCCGCGGTGCTGCTGCTCGCCATCGACAACACCGTGCTGGCCCTGGCCGTACCCGCGCTCACCGCCGACCTGTCCCCCACCGCCGAGCAGGTCCTCTGGATCGGTGACATCTACTCGCTGGCCCTGGCCGGGCTGCTGGTGCTGATGGGCAACCTGGCCGACCGGTTCGGCCGCAAGCGGATCCTGCTGCTCGGCGCGACCGCGTTCGGGGTGGTGTCGCTGCTGGCCGCGTTCGCCGGGAGCCCGGAGCAGCTGATCGCGGCCCGGCTGGCGCTCGGCGTGGCGGGGGCCACCCTGATGCCGTCGACGCTGTCGCTGATCCGCAACCTGTTCCCCGACGACACCGAGCGGGCCCGGGCCATCGCCATCTGGTCGACCGCCTTCGGCGCCGGCTCCGCGATCGGCCCGCTGACCGGTGGTTTCCTGCTGGAGCATTTCTGGTGGGGCTCGGTCTTCCTGATCAACGTGCCGGTGATGATCCTGGTCCTGGTCTCCGGATGGTTGCTGCTGCCGGAATCCCGCGACCCCGAGCCGGGCCGCTTCGACGTGCTCTCGGCGGCCCTGTCGATGGCCGCGATCGTCCCGCTGGTCTTCGCGATCAAACACGTCGCCGGCCACGGCCTCGACCCGGTCACCATCGGATGCGTGCTGGCCGGCACGATCGCCGGAATGCTGTTCGTGCGCCGGCAACGGCGGCTCGACCAGCCGATGCTCGACGTGGAACTGTTCCGCAGCCCGGCGTTCTCCGGCGCGGTCGCCGCCAACGTGATCGCCATCTTCGCACTGACCGGACTGCTGTTCTTCTTCTCCCAGTACCTTCAACTCGCCCGCGGCCACAGCCCCCTGGAGGCGGGCCTGGCCGAGCTCCCGGCGACGCTCGCCTCGATCGCCGTCGTCGCGCTGATCGGCGTCGCGGTGACCCGACTGGGCCGCGGCCGGGCCATCGCCGTGGGTCTCGCGGCGGCCGCCGCCGGCCTCGCACTGGTCGCGGCGGCCGCGCATGGCCCGTACCTCTGGTTGGGTCTCGCTCTGATCCCCATCGGTCTGGGCATCGGCCTGGCGATGACGCTGACCGGCGACGCCATCGTCTCCGCGGCGCCGCCGCGCAAGGCCGGCTCGGTGTCGGCGATCACCGAGGCCGCCAACGAGCTCGGCGTCGTCCTCGGCATCGCGGTCCTCGGGTCGCTGGTGTCGTTCGTCTACCGCGACGCCGTGACCATCCCTTCCGGCCTGTCGGCCGAGGACACCGCGGCGGTACGGGACTCGCTCGGCCCGGCACTGCGGGTGCTGGGCCCACAGTCGCCCGCCGCCGACGCCGCCCGCGACGCGTTCATCGCCGGCATGCAGGTCACGTCCCTGGTCGCGGCCGCGCTGACGTTCGCCGCCGCACTGGTGGCGTGGCGACTGATCCCGTCGCCGCGCACACCCCGGGCGTAG